A genome region from Hyla sarda isolate aHylSar1 chromosome 2 unlocalized genomic scaffold, aHylSar1.hap1 SUPER_2_unloc_14, whole genome shotgun sequence includes the following:
- the LOC130298346 gene encoding uncharacterized protein LOC130298346 — translation MELKGLGFVPLLLAFWCPAWLATSYIMTVVLGHAASPLMSISDVGNVFPESILFRIGFIGTSIGTLVLTFLIYKYMVMHTEEFRGHQVLIQRILLAIVWASCFSTAVMHVLSPEEYPRIHFVSTIISITCEALYYLGQSIQMYKLPGAKKVIHHSRCTCCGLTFVCVVFYFGYETLKELFHNDEDWDEIREIPIIIIEWVMLLLILINIVTYYSTMQRLLLTVSRNSCTLSLRVKIDDFGV, via the exons atggagctaaaaggactggggttcgtccccctcctgttggcgttttggtgtccggcctggcttgccaccagctacatcatgacggtcgtcctcggccatgcagcctcgccactgatgagcatcag tgacgtgggaaatgtctttcccgaaagcatattattcagaattggattcatagggacgtccattggcactttggtactaacctttcttatttataagtatatggttatgcatactgaagagttcaggggtcatcaggtcctgatccagaggatcctgctggccattgtgtgggcctcctgtttttccacagctgttatgcatgtattgtcccccgaagaatatcccaggatacactttgtcagcacgataatttccattacatgtgaagccttatactaccttgggcagtccatccagatgtataaattaccaggagcaaaaaaagtcatccaccatagtagatgcacctgctgtggcctgacttttgtctgtgtagttttctattttggatatgaaacattaaaggaattattccataatgatgaagactgggacgagatccgtgaaatccccatcataatcatcgagtgggtgatgcttctactgatcctgataaacatcgtgacctattattccaccatgcagaggttattgttgaccgtctccagaaacagctgcacactctctcttagagtaaaaattgatgacttcggggtgtag
- the LOC130298347 gene encoding uncharacterized protein LOC130298347 — MELKGLGFVPLLLAFWCAAWLATSYIMTVVLGHAASPLMSISDVGNVFPESILFRIGFIGMSIGTLVLTFLIYKYMVMHTEEFRGHQVLIQRILLAIVWASCFSTAVMHVLSPEEYPRIHFVSTIISITCEALYYLGQSIQMYKLPGAKKVIHHSRCTCCGLTFVCVVFYFGYETLKELFHNDEDWDEIREIPIIIIEWVMLLLILINIVTYYSTMQRLLLTVSRNSCTLSLRVKIDDFGV; from the exons atggagctaaaaggactggggttcgtccccctcctgttggcgttttggtgtgcggcctggcttgccaccagctacatcatgacggtcgtcctcggccatgcagcctcgccactgatgagcatcag tgacgtgggaaatgtctttcccgaaagcatattattcagaattggatttatagggatgtccattggcactttggtactaacctttcttatttataagtatatggttatgcatactgaagagttcaggggtcatcaggtcctgatccagaggatcctgctggccattgtgtgggcctcctgtttttccacagctgttatgcatgtattgtcccccgaagaatatcccaggatacactttgtcagcacgataatttccattacatgtgaagccttatactaccttgggcagtccatccagatgtataaattaccaggagcaaaaaaagtcatccaccatagtagatgcacctgctgtggcctgacttttgtctgtgtagttttctattttggatatgaaacattaaaggaattattccataatgatgaagactgggacgagatccgtgaaatccccatcataatcatcgagtgggtgatgcttctactgatcctgataaacatcgtgacctattattccaccatgcagaggttattgttgaccgtctccagaaacagctgcacactctctcttagagtaaaaattgatgacttcggggtgtag